Proteins encoded together in one Kutzneria kofuensis window:
- a CDS encoding DUF3040 domain-containing protein, producing the protein MLSQHERRQLDQIERGLAAQYPALATRLSGSLLDRYRWALETMWAFGLCCFVLGVVVNSGELGLSGLGFLVAGLLLRHRKYLFGLFSG; encoded by the coding sequence ATGCTCAGTCAGCACGAACGCCGCCAGTTGGACCAGATCGAACGCGGTCTGGCCGCCCAGTACCCGGCGCTCGCCACCCGCTTGAGCGGGAGCCTGCTCGACCGGTACCGGTGGGCGCTGGAGACCATGTGGGCGTTCGGCCTCTGCTGCTTCGTGCTCGGTGTTGTCGTCAACAGCGGCGAACTCGGCCTGTCCGGGCTGGGCTTCCTGGTCGCCGGTCTGTTGTTGCGGCACCGCAAGTACCTGTTCGGCCTCTTCAGCGGTTGA
- a CDS encoding ATP-binding protein, with protein sequence MNGSRREDVDRARAHTVPLALRFSGIPGELAGMRKVVRDWAASAGLSGELLEDLQLVVGEAAANAIEHGYRSGEPGSVDLWLTRDEAGTVHGRVRDYGTWRPQPEDPGDRGRGLALIRALASQVSLNRRSDGTEVAFTIPAV encoded by the coding sequence GTGAACGGGTCGAGACGCGAGGACGTGGACAGGGCGCGGGCGCACACCGTCCCGCTGGCCCTGCGGTTCAGCGGCATACCCGGAGAACTGGCCGGCATGCGCAAGGTCGTGCGGGACTGGGCGGCGTCGGCGGGCCTGTCGGGCGAGCTGCTGGAGGACCTGCAGCTGGTGGTGGGCGAGGCGGCGGCGAACGCGATCGAGCACGGCTACCGGTCGGGCGAGCCGGGTTCGGTGGACTTGTGGCTGACCCGCGACGAGGCCGGCACGGTGCACGGCCGGGTCCGCGACTACGGAACGTGGCGGCCACAGCCGGAGGACCCGGGTGACCGCGGCCGCGGGCTGGCGTTGATCCGGGCGCTGGCGTCCCAGGTGAGCCTGAACCGCAGGTCAGACGGCACCGAGGTGGCCTTCACCATTCCGGCGGTGTGA
- a CDS encoding DUF6292 family protein → MNVAPDSEAALGLGRYVAAVARLLGVPSDAMYHEVGDLASAYIALPTRHPLFAEFDLMLVWDERHGWSVGLEIDTLDGPVILSYLGPDPLPTPGRVRHFVDEVVVGNCPGQPNPPHCGSRKRLADRLAKFVTA, encoded by the coding sequence ATGAACGTCGCACCTGACAGCGAGGCGGCCCTGGGCCTCGGCAGATACGTCGCCGCTGTCGCGCGGCTGCTGGGCGTCCCCTCGGACGCGATGTACCACGAGGTGGGCGACCTCGCCTCCGCCTACATCGCGCTGCCGACGCGGCATCCCCTGTTCGCCGAGTTCGACCTGATGCTGGTCTGGGACGAGCGGCACGGCTGGTCGGTCGGGCTGGAGATCGACACCCTGGACGGCCCGGTCATCCTCAGCTACCTCGGCCCGGACCCGCTGCCCACGCCCGGCCGGGTCCGGCACTTCGTGGACGAGGTTGTGGTCGGCAACTGCCCCGGCCAGCCCAACCCGCCGCACTGCGGGTCCCGGAAGCGGCTGGCCGACCGGCTGGCCAAGTTCGTCACGGCCTGA
- a CDS encoding sensor histidine kinase, protein MVFRHEAFSYDSEDGFVTRVTDVVRAGFAEDAAVLIAVPAKRLEPVRDALGPDGRGVDFVDMLEVGRNPARMFPMWREFLDRNEGRPCRGVAEAVHEDRRAPALAECHQHETLLNQQFAATDWLLLCPYAATHPEPVLARARANHPWWADEPNPGFDDRDDGSTLAQELPEPFGATTFLRFDLDSVTGVREHAAGKARRFGLDNDAVERFTLAVHEVMVNSVDHGGGGGMLRLWAEDGDLVCEVRDEGVITDPLVGRRRPTLAQPRGRGMWMVNQLCDLVQVRSSPSIGTVVRLRITGAGTPTV, encoded by the coding sequence GTGGTGTTCCGGCACGAGGCGTTCAGCTACGACAGCGAGGACGGCTTCGTCACGCGGGTGACTGACGTCGTGCGCGCCGGATTCGCGGAGGACGCCGCCGTCCTGATAGCGGTGCCGGCCAAGCGGCTGGAACCCGTCCGCGACGCGCTCGGCCCGGACGGCCGCGGCGTCGACTTCGTGGACATGCTGGAGGTCGGCCGCAATCCGGCGCGGATGTTCCCGATGTGGCGGGAGTTCCTGGACCGCAACGAGGGCAGGCCGTGTCGCGGCGTCGCCGAGGCGGTGCACGAGGACCGGCGGGCGCCGGCGCTGGCCGAGTGCCACCAGCACGAGACGCTGCTCAACCAGCAGTTCGCGGCGACCGACTGGCTGCTGCTGTGCCCGTACGCGGCGACGCACCCGGAGCCGGTGCTGGCCCGCGCCCGCGCCAACCACCCGTGGTGGGCGGACGAGCCGAACCCCGGCTTCGACGACCGCGACGACGGCTCCACGCTGGCGCAGGAGCTGCCGGAACCGTTCGGCGCCACCACGTTCCTGCGCTTCGACCTGGACAGCGTCACCGGCGTGCGCGAACACGCCGCCGGCAAGGCGCGGCGGTTCGGCCTGGACAACGACGCGGTCGAACGGTTCACGCTGGCCGTGCACGAGGTGATGGTCAACAGCGTCGATCACGGCGGTGGCGGCGGCATGCTGCGGTTGTGGGCCGAGGACGGCGACCTGGTGTGCGAGGTCCGGGACGAGGGCGTGATCACCGATCCGCTGGTCGGGCGGCGGCGGCCGACGCTGGCCCAGCCGCGCGGCCGCGGCATGTGGATGGTCAACCAGCTGTGCGACCTGGTCCAGGTGCGGTCGTCGCCGTCGATCGGCACGGTGGTGCGGTTGCGGATCACCGGAGCGGGTACCCCGACTGTATGA
- a CDS encoding DUF2157 domain-containing protein: MSGLAHSQERALGELVSAGTLSQQEADAVRTALTEAEPTPVRRRIAEVVGYVGAALLLAGAALVVGSSWDSFSHAGRVGLLIGVTVVLIGAAVALRNRVTGVLLALGAVTGGLAGSVAFDTHPALAGGIAGLVLAAAGYAAWPAVFALPVAGIAGASAVIGLVDLAGFAPSWIGAGLLLLAAVWALLVACGVIRHRAVGAGVAAALALIGAQFPEHAFVQYATTLVVALLCFGWYLADRMPILLIGGVIGVTIAVPEAVWDWTGGAINGAVLVLIAGAVLLLAGGIGLRVHRPQRDG, encoded by the coding sequence ATGAGTGGGTTGGCGCACAGCCAGGAACGCGCACTGGGCGAGTTGGTGTCGGCGGGCACGCTCTCGCAGCAGGAGGCCGACGCGGTGCGGACCGCGCTGACCGAGGCCGAGCCGACGCCTGTACGTCGCCGCATCGCCGAGGTCGTCGGATACGTCGGCGCGGCGCTGCTGCTGGCCGGCGCGGCGCTGGTCGTCGGCTCCTCGTGGGACTCGTTCTCGCACGCCGGCCGCGTGGGGCTGCTGATCGGCGTGACGGTGGTGCTGATCGGCGCGGCCGTGGCGCTGCGCAACCGGGTCACCGGTGTGCTGCTGGCGCTGGGCGCGGTGACCGGCGGCCTGGCCGGCTCGGTCGCGTTCGACACCCATCCGGCGTTGGCCGGCGGCATCGCCGGGCTGGTGCTCGCCGCCGCCGGGTACGCCGCCTGGCCCGCGGTGTTCGCGCTGCCGGTGGCTGGCATCGCCGGCGCTTCCGCGGTGATCGGGCTGGTCGACCTGGCCGGCTTTGCGCCGTCATGGATCGGCGCCGGGCTGTTGCTGCTGGCCGCCGTCTGGGCCCTGCTGGTCGCCTGCGGCGTCATCCGGCACCGCGCGGTCGGCGCCGGCGTCGCCGCCGCCCTCGCCCTGATCGGCGCGCAGTTCCCGGAGCACGCGTTCGTCCAGTACGCGACGACGCTGGTCGTGGCCCTGCTCTGTTTCGGGTGGTATCTGGCCGACCGGATGCCGATCCTGCTCATCGGCGGCGTCATCGGCGTGACGATCGCGGTGCCGGAGGCCGTCTGGGACTGGACGGGCGGCGCGATCAACGGCGCCGTGCTGGTGCTGATCGCCGGCGCCGTGTTGTTGCTGGCCGGCGGGATAGGACTGCGCGTCCACCGGCCGCAGCGGGACGGCTAG
- a CDS encoding class I SAM-dependent methyltransferase has product MATFEELVAEGAAVPVDGWDFSWFEGRATEQRPSWGYSGLIAERMASVESALDIQTGGGEVLNTVERLPVRTAATEGWPPSLAVARRLLEPRGVEVVQAGNLDPLPFEDSSFELVVSRHPAEIRWDEIARVLRPGGVYLSQQVGAGSMHEVSEAMMGPLEIDNSRDPRLAAEQAAEAGLRLVRLVPESLRAEFYDIAAVVHFLRKVVWIVPGFTVDGYLPQLRALHERIESEGPFVAHTKRFLIEVAKP; this is encoded by the coding sequence GTGGCCACTTTCGAGGAACTCGTCGCCGAGGGCGCGGCGGTGCCGGTGGACGGCTGGGATTTCTCCTGGTTCGAGGGCCGGGCGACCGAGCAGCGCCCTTCTTGGGGCTATTCCGGGCTGATCGCCGAGCGGATGGCCTCGGTGGAGTCCGCTTTGGACATTCAGACCGGCGGCGGCGAGGTGCTCAACACCGTGGAGAGGCTGCCCGTACGCACCGCCGCCACCGAGGGCTGGCCGCCGAGCCTCGCGGTGGCCCGCCGGTTGTTGGAGCCGCGTGGTGTCGAGGTCGTCCAGGCCGGCAACCTCGATCCGCTGCCATTCGAGGATTCCTCATTCGAGCTGGTCGTCAGCCGGCATCCGGCCGAGATCCGGTGGGACGAGATCGCCCGCGTGCTGCGGCCCGGCGGCGTCTACCTGTCGCAGCAGGTCGGCGCCGGCTCCATGCACGAGGTGTCCGAGGCCATGATGGGTCCGCTGGAGATCGACAATTCTCGCGACCCCCGGTTGGCCGCCGAACAGGCAGCCGAGGCGGGGCTGCGGCTCGTGCGGCTCGTGCCCGAGTCGCTGCGGGCCGAGTTCTACGACATCGCGGCAGTGGTGCACTTCCTGCGCAAGGTGGTCTGGATCGTGCCGGGGTTCACTGTGGACGGTTATCTGCCGCAGCTGCGGGCGCTGCACGAGCGGATCGAGTCCGAGGGCCCGTTCGTCGCGCACACCAAGCGTTTCCTCATCGAGGTGGCCAAGCCGTGA
- a CDS encoding alginate lyase family protein yields MSKRVSTSLLVVASVLASLLVVGSVSQQAGAAPAAFVHPGVLVSRAQLDHIRSQVNSGAQPQTQAYQAMMSDGLLSQSRAPHPWSVVECGSYSNPNYGCTDERQDALAAYGNALAWYITQNATYAKKAISIMDAWSATITSHTNSNAPLQTGWAGSVWPRAAEIIRYTYGGGWANLSRFATMLRNVYLPVVIKGSNSNGNWELTMMEAAVGISVFLDDKASYDTAMAKYMLRVPAYVYLSSDGALPKTAPGGPTTRDGIISYWQGQSTFVNGLTQETCRDFTHTGYGIASISDVAETSRIQGNDLYTGDIGTRLRYALGFQAQYELGAAVPSWLCGGSVKRGLGPVTEVGYNALAYRLGNVMTNTHTLVMNNRPAGDNILFVAWETLTHGDQPN; encoded by the coding sequence ATGTCGAAACGAGTGTCCACATCCCTGCTCGTGGTTGCATCGGTGCTCGCATCCCTGCTGGTCGTCGGATCCGTCAGCCAGCAGGCGGGTGCGGCCCCGGCCGCGTTCGTCCATCCCGGCGTTCTGGTCAGCCGCGCCCAACTCGACCACATCCGGTCCCAGGTCAATTCCGGCGCGCAGCCGCAGACCCAGGCGTACCAGGCGATGATGTCGGACGGGCTGCTGTCGCAGAGCCGGGCGCCGCATCCGTGGTCCGTCGTCGAGTGCGGTTCGTACTCCAACCCCAACTACGGCTGCACCGACGAGCGCCAGGACGCGCTCGCCGCGTACGGCAACGCGCTGGCGTGGTACATCACCCAGAACGCGACGTACGCCAAGAAGGCCATCTCCATCATGGACGCATGGTCCGCGACGATCACCAGCCACACCAACAGCAACGCCCCGCTGCAGACCGGCTGGGCCGGCTCGGTGTGGCCGCGCGCCGCGGAGATCATCCGCTACACCTACGGCGGCGGCTGGGCCAACCTGAGCCGGTTCGCCACCATGCTGCGCAACGTCTACCTGCCGGTGGTCATCAAGGGCAGCAACAGCAACGGCAACTGGGAATTGACCATGATGGAGGCCGCGGTCGGCATCTCGGTCTTCCTGGACGACAAGGCCTCCTACGACACGGCGATGGCCAAGTACATGCTGCGCGTTCCCGCCTACGTCTACCTGAGCAGCGACGGGGCCCTGCCCAAGACGGCGCCCGGCGGCCCCACCACCCGTGACGGCATCATCAGCTACTGGCAGGGACAGAGCACCTTCGTCAACGGCCTGACCCAGGAGACCTGCCGCGACTTCACGCACACCGGCTACGGCATCGCGTCCATCTCGGACGTCGCCGAGACCTCCCGGATCCAGGGCAACGACCTGTACACCGGCGACATCGGCACCCGCCTGCGCTACGCCCTCGGCTTCCAGGCCCAGTACGAGCTCGGCGCGGCCGTGCCGTCCTGGCTGTGCGGCGGCAGCGTCAAGCGGGGCCTCGGCCCGGTGACCGAGGTCGGCTACAACGCGCTGGCCTACCGCCTGGGCAACGTCATGACCAACACGCACACGTTGGTCATGAACAACCGGCCCGCCGGCGACAACATCCTGTTCGTCGCGTGGGAGACCCTGACCCACGGCGACCAGCCGAACTAA
- a CDS encoding GtrA family protein: MPTQTTPPQTRAERFGTWLTSWATRLPKSLRFITPEFVGFAILGTFTFLIDMAILAVLKTQTSLPLPVDVAIGYLAAFGLNYVLNRTVNFKSHAPVGGQVLRFTVITLLDLGFTTLATTWLADVGVPFAVARVGAACCVGLFTYVGARFWVFRKENRKD, encoded by the coding sequence GTGCCAACTCAGACCACCCCGCCTCAGACGCGCGCGGAGCGGTTCGGCACCTGGCTCACCTCATGGGCGACCAGGCTGCCGAAGTCGTTGCGTTTCATCACGCCCGAGTTCGTGGGGTTCGCGATCCTGGGCACCTTCACGTTCCTCATCGACATGGCCATCCTGGCGGTGCTGAAGACGCAGACGTCGCTGCCGCTGCCGGTCGACGTCGCCATCGGCTACCTCGCCGCGTTCGGCCTGAACTACGTGCTGAACCGCACCGTGAACTTCAAGTCGCACGCCCCGGTCGGCGGCCAGGTGCTGCGCTTCACGGTGATCACGCTGCTCGATCTCGGCTTCACCACGCTGGCCACGACCTGGCTCGCCGACGTCGGCGTGCCCTTCGCGGTGGCGCGGGTCGGGGCCGCCTGTTGCGTCGGCCTGTTCACATATGTGGGCGCTCGCTTCTGGGTTTTCCGGAAAGAGAATCGGAAAGATTGA
- a CDS encoding FGGY family carbohydrate kinase — protein sequence MTAAGAVFGVEVGADSVRVAVLGDHLAVLDHVQLRYPRGTLDPYAALDVVFAAIDRCVQLCATRQLPVRGMALAGSGDTLVGLDELDRPMTPVFTGPDPQTRALARRIGSTLRRATGVAAHCGSPLVRLAWFAEHGPDLLTRVARWCELKDFVLSRLTARVLADTSCASAGGLLAVAEPEWSPKALELAGIGTAQLPPLVDPTDQVPLVTEAAQLLALPALLPLVVGAAGLPLAALGMGVTEPGTAALWLGSRLVLAVLSREPVADDVLFTQRLADGVWAVGVDLTDGQTPPAVRIDGLGRLLVAAGEALTAAGARIDRVRVDPAVLKVPMAAEVVAAALGVPVEIAPDEPPAAVGAALLAARTLGLAPGIEEAARTRLAVRTVAPDPQLSAADMERLSGTSR from the coding sequence ATGACGGCGGCAGGTGCGGTCTTCGGGGTGGAGGTCGGCGCCGACTCGGTCCGGGTCGCCGTGCTCGGCGACCACCTGGCCGTGCTCGATCACGTGCAGCTGCGCTACCCACGCGGCACGCTCGACCCGTACGCCGCGCTGGACGTGGTGTTCGCGGCCATCGACCGCTGTGTGCAGCTGTGCGCGACCAGGCAGCTGCCGGTGCGCGGGATGGCGCTGGCCGGTTCGGGCGACACCCTGGTCGGCCTGGACGAGCTGGACCGGCCGATGACGCCGGTGTTCACCGGGCCGGACCCGCAGACCCGGGCGCTGGCCCGGCGGATCGGGTCGACGCTGCGGCGCGCCACCGGCGTCGCCGCGCACTGCGGCTCGCCGCTGGTGCGGCTGGCCTGGTTCGCCGAGCACGGCCCGGACCTGCTCACCCGGGTCGCCCGATGGTGTGAACTCAAGGATTTTGTGCTGTCCCGGCTGACCGCCCGCGTGCTCGCCGACACCTCGTGCGCGTCCGCCGGCGGGCTGTTGGCCGTCGCCGAGCCCGAGTGGTCCCCGAAGGCGCTCGAACTCGCCGGCATCGGCACCGCCCAGCTGCCGCCGCTCGTCGACCCCACCGACCAGGTGCCGCTGGTCACGGAGGCGGCCCAGCTGCTGGCGCTGCCCGCCCTGCTGCCGCTGGTCGTCGGCGCGGCCGGGTTGCCGCTGGCGGCGCTGGGCATGGGCGTGACCGAGCCCGGCACGGCGGCGCTCTGGCTCGGCTCCCGACTCGTGCTGGCCGTGCTCAGCCGTGAACCGGTGGCCGACGACGTGCTGTTCACGCAGCGGCTCGCGGACGGCGTCTGGGCCGTCGGCGTCGATCTGACGGACGGTCAGACGCCGCCTGCCGTGCGTATCGACGGCCTCGGCCGGCTGCTCGTCGCCGCCGGCGAGGCGCTGACGGCCGCCGGCGCCCGGATCGACCGGGTGCGCGTCGATCCAGCCGTGTTGAAGGTGCCGATGGCCGCCGAGGTGGTCGCGGCCGCGCTCGGCGTGCCCGTCGAGATCGCCCCCGACGAGCCGCCCGCCGCGGTCGGCGCCGCCCTGCTCGCGGCCCGCACGCTGGGGCTGGCGCCCGGCATCGAGGAGGCCGCTCGCACCCGGCTCGCGGTCCGCACGGTGGCGCCGGATCCGCAGCTCAGCGCGGCCGACATGGAACGGCTGAGCGGTACCAGCCGCTGA